A portion of the Thalassotalea sp. LPB0316 genome contains these proteins:
- a CDS encoding ParM/StbA family protein — MFVLGVDIGYSNLKLAIGQSGSEPKTIILPAGAGPADRMPERIGGGDDETCLYVSVDNERWAAGVPAGRLQGWERELHPEYPTTKTYKALFHAALLMAETESIDLVVTGLPVSQFHEPQRKSDLVQRLKGVHQVTPKRSITVHDVKVLPQPAGAYMDLVQTGGDLGLIEEGRVVVIDPGFFSVDWVALEAGEIRYSSSGTSLQAMSVLLETIDKLISEDHGAKVGMDRLEKAMRTGDLQVLLFGEKVDISPYLNAAMKKVAPVALTAMRQSMRDESINADLVLIAGGGAMAYKEAAKEIFSRSKIIVPEQSVLANVRGFWFYGA; from the coding sequence ATGTTTGTACTAGGCGTAGATATCGGTTACTCGAACCTGAAGCTGGCAATTGGCCAATCAGGCAGTGAACCGAAAACCATTATTCTGCCTGCGGGTGCCGGTCCTGCGGATCGTATGCCAGAGCGTATCGGTGGAGGCGATGATGAAACTTGTTTGTATGTGTCAGTCGATAATGAGCGTTGGGCCGCTGGTGTTCCTGCTGGACGCCTTCAAGGCTGGGAACGAGAGCTTCACCCGGAATATCCCACCACAAAAACCTATAAGGCACTTTTTCATGCCGCCTTGTTAATGGCTGAAACAGAATCCATCGATTTGGTTGTCACTGGATTACCGGTTTCCCAGTTTCATGAACCACAACGTAAGTCTGACCTTGTGCAGCGTTTAAAAGGTGTCCATCAAGTGACGCCTAAGCGCAGCATCACAGTTCATGATGTCAAAGTGCTGCCGCAGCCTGCCGGTGCCTATATGGATCTGGTTCAAACTGGTGGAGATTTGGGCTTGATTGAAGAAGGTCGCGTCGTCGTCATAGATCCCGGCTTCTTTTCTGTTGACTGGGTTGCTCTTGAGGCCGGAGAAATTCGCTACAGCTCATCAGGAACCAGTCTTCAGGCAATGTCCGTGCTACTGGAAACCATTGATAAGCTGATTTCAGAAGATCACGGTGCCAAAGTCGGAATGGATCGACTTGAAAAAGCCATGAGAACCGGCGACTTGCAGGTCCTGCTGTTTGGAGAAAAGGTCGATATTTCACCTTATCTGAATGCTGCCATGAAAAAGGTAGCGCCTGTTGCTCTTACAGCCATGCGCCAATCCATGCGTGACGAAAGCATCAATGCGGACTTGGTATTGATCGCCGGAGGTGGAGCCATGGCTTATAAGGAAGCGGCCAAGGAGATTTTTTCACGAAGCAAGATCATCGTGCCGGAACAGTCTGTTTTGGCGAACGTCCGAGGCTTCTGGTTTTATGGGGCGTGA